The Magnolia sinica isolate HGM2019 chromosome 3, MsV1, whole genome shotgun sequence genome includes the window TACTGACTCTTAAGCTGTAACATGTGAGGTTTTCTCAACCTATGCATATGTATGAAACCAATGGATGGCTTACAGAAATTGCGGCGAATGGATGGATGTTTATACTGTAGTTGCAATATCTTGTTGTTGGCATCCTGTCTATGAGCATTATGATTGTTAGTTTatattgtttcttttctcctttgGTGTATATTGTATGTGGTGCTCCCTCATAACACCATACATTTTCTTGTATTAGGGTTTGCTTatgttttaataaaaaaattctcaatttcccAAAAATTTCTTCTCTTCTACGTTGTATCAAAGCCAGGGTTTCCTTGACCCACATGTATACTCTAACGATGATTAGTTGGCATTGGAGTACCTAGATATGCATTACGAGTACCCCGTGTCTGGCTTCTCATGTCTGATTATTAACGAGTATTTTGCCAGACAACTTACGGCTGTAGTTTCTTGGTTCTGGCATAGTGGTCAGAATGAATTTTTACCTTTGTACGAGTAGCACTCTGAAACTGATATTTAGAAAACAGGACTATTACTTCTCTTAAGAGCCAATTGGACTTCCTTTTTCATGATTTGAAATATTCATCAGATTAATTTTGAAGTGTTACATACACGCATCTCactctttttccctttttattttttttcttggtttttggaTCTAGCATCATTGTCGCAGATGTGGAGGCTTGTTTTGCAACAGTTGCACCCAGCAGAGAATGGTTTTACGTGGGCAAGGTGATTCACCAGTGCGGATATGCGACCCTTGCAAGAAACTAGAGGAAGCGGCACGCTTTGAGTTGCGTTATGGAAACAAAAATAAAGCTGGCAAAGGTCTGTATGTTTTCATGGTGCAACTAGCACCAATATATGCATGCCAAAATTTCTATCACTATCTGCCTTGGATTGTTTTCTGTTGCCGGACCATTTTAGATTTTACCCTTTTTAACTTATTCCATCAAAGCATCTTATCCCTCCTAGAAATTTGTGGTCATAAATCCCTAACGCAGGAGAAGTACTCTGTTGTTTTTTATTCTCATATGGTCACATAGGTTTCGTATAGGATCCCATATACACACAGAAATACAGCAAAGGTAATGCATGTGAACATTCGCATAGAGTCCCATCATTCCCATTTATGTGTCACTGGTGTCGGAAATGTGAGCTGTGCAAAAGGTGGACCAAGCCATGAAGTTCTCCTGGGGAAAAAATGAGGCCTGTCTACCCATAAGCTGGGTGCACCATCAGAATCAGTGGATAGCTGATCATCTGACCTGTGtataggtgcggcccacctaatgagtgaatGGCTCTGATTTTACaggcaggtgatcttcatggtgtgaTGCATCCTTCACAAGATGCAGATGCCCTACTTGCATTAGAAGTAGGCGGGGAAGACAGGGCTGCTTTTACGATATGATTTGGGAAGTCTTCTGTTAAATGGCTTGAGGGTTTCTTTTCATCAAAAACTTATATAAGGGCCCTTACTTGGACTTTGTGACGTATCATGCTTTTGAGaataaaaaggttaaaaaaaaatgttttgtcATCGTTTCTGTGCATTTAGAAGAAGTGAAGGGATGAGGGATAGTTTTGACCAGAGGGTTTTCGAATTCATCCCACAACCAACAAAGCAATctggttcatccattttgcattatagtgatatggcccatttctgTTATTCTAATTCCTTGTCGAAACAATAAAGCAAGGGTTTGGATGGGATCTAGTGTCCCATGGTCTTAAGATTGAAGATGTGTCTGATGTGACTTGGATGGTCAGGTTCGATCTGGTTTGATACCAAATACCATGAGTCACCCCCCACTCAGGTGAGTTgtgaccagtgttttaaatagcggtagcgtgatgtgtagcgctcagccctctatagcgtgtagcataaatacgtagcgtgtagcttacgccacaggatacttctattttttaatttaaaaataggacaaatataataaatagtgaaaaaaaaggaaaaaaatataaaaatgcctaaaagatgattcattttatcgattataagcatgttcaaaaaagttattagttatcagttatcaaaagccaatccacatatataagccaaatcaaataattatcacatcaacaactttctaagtaaaccactttaattaataatgtctaattgaaaccacaagtcacattCTTCAAcgttagaaacaaagaaaacgtgaaaaaataataaaaaactaaaatagtaaaaaaatacattgtaacttatgctacggacgctacgcgctacgtagttgtagcgtacgctacgaccctttTAGCATGCTCtataggggatttacgctatttgggacgctccGAAGCACTATGGCCATGCTATGCTACGTAGCGCAAtggccacgctacgctacgtagcgtacgctacgggcgatatttgaaacactggtcgTGACTCAACTAAGGTTGAATGAGTCAGGTTGACTGATTAAGTCTTGTAACCATGATGGTCTCCCGGGGGCTGGTTTACACCCCCGGATTgcatcttagatgatgatctgAGCTGTTCATCTTCTAGAATCTATGCCATGggtcatcaaaaaaaaaaaaaaaaaaaacatttgactATGATTGTGTATGAAGATGAATTTTGAATAATAAAAAGTTTGTTTTTAGTGgctcatattcaaatccaagaGTCGAAGGTCAAGATCATCAATGAAGCGTGATTATAAGGTTAGAGCTTCTGTATGCTAGCAATGAGAACATGAACCATTcagatcatcatctaagatgcAATCCGGGGTGTAAACCAGCCCCATACAGTATTGTGATACAGGTTGCCTTACCCTTTCAAAACCTGATCAAACATATTCTGTTATCTGAACTCCTAATCTGATTGTTCTTAACCACATGGTTTTTCCTCAGGAGGTGGTTCGAAAGTGGAGCCCAAGCATGAGGACGAGCTTCTAAATGAGATTCTCGGCACTGACAGAAAACGACCCTTTTCATCAGCCCGGGAGTCCACCGATGTGGTTTCCGAGCTTCAAAGGGCTGCGAGCAGTTCTTCTTGTTCAAATTTACAGGAAGAGGCAGTTACTCGAGATGGAGAGGGAGATATCCTCGGGTCTACCTCCATCGAGAATGAGATTGGGTCACGTAGCCCGGAGGAGCTGAGGCAGCAAGCattggaagagaagaagaaatatcGGCTACTAAAGGGAGAAGGAAAGTCTGAGGAAGCGCTACTAGCCTTTAAGCGGGGTAAAGAGCTGGAGAGGCAAGCCGGGGCGGTTGAAATCGCATTGAGAAAGAGCCGTAGAAAGGCATTGACCTCGAACAGTTCAGCGAGCATCCATAAAACAACTGACAGACCTCAAGAATCCGGGCAAAAGAGCAAGATTGAAGAAAAGGATGACCTTGCATCTGAACTGAGAGTACTGGGCTGGTCGGATGCCGATCTACAAGATGCAGACAGAAAACCAGCGAAGATCAGTTTGGAGGGCGAGCTGTCGAATCTCCTAGGCGAGGTCTCTCATAATTCCAACGGAGAGAGAAAAACTAGCGGCATCGATAAGACCCAAGTCCTTGTTCTCAAGAAAAATGCTCTCATGCTTAAACGCGAAGGAAAGCTTGCAGAAGCGAAGGAAGAGCTAAAGAGAGCTAAAGTTCTAGAAAAGCAAATAGAAGAGCAGGAGCTTCTGGCGGGGTCTGAAGATTCTGATGATGAGCTGTCCGCCCTAATCCGGTCCATGGATGACGGTGATGACAAACATGATGATTTCTCGCTGGATTATTCGCATGATCCGGGTATCGACCTAGAACGCCTTGTCAGTGTTGCCGATGATATTGCTATTGATGGGAATTTTGACGTGACGGATGCTGATATGAATGATCCTGAGATTGCTGTGGCCTTACAATCGTTTGGATGGACAGGAGACTCAGGTCATTCGGATGATGATGTATTGCAGTCTGTTCCGCGGGACACAGAAGCATTAAAGCAAGAAGTGCTTTCTCTGAAGAGAGAGGCTCTTAACTTGAAACGGTCCGGGAATGTTGCCAAAGCGATGGCCCAGCTTAAAAAGGCAAAATTACTTGAAAAGGAGATCGAAGATTTGCAGTCGCAAAGTCAATCTAATTCCCAAAACAACACAGCACCATCAAATTCCATGCGGAAGCCATCAATGTCGGTTGAGGCTGATATGAAAGATCATGATCATGTGCTGCCGCCCAAAAGTAAATTAGCAATCCAGAAAGAGCTGTTGGGTCTGAAAAAGAAGGCCCTTGCATTGAGAAGGGAAGGCCGATTCGACGAGGCGGAAGAGGAATTGAAGAAAGGAAAGGCCCTCGAGCATCAGCTTGAGGAGATGGATAATGCACCGAAAGCTGCGAATGTTGGTAGGAAAGATAGAGACTCTGAACCAGTGCGCAAACACCCAGGTGCTGCCGAAACTCTGGCTCTtggggatgaagaagaagaggaagcggATGTGACGGAACAGGACATGCATGATCCTGCAATGCTCTCAGTGTTAAAGAATCTGGGATGGGaggatgatgatgttgcattgGGAAGTGTGCCGAGGCAAGCTCTGAAGAAAACTGATGGCAACTCGAGAAGTACAACTGAAGTGCTGGTTCAGGCACCGAGGAGTAAGGCCGAGATCCAAAGGGAACTCTTGGGCTTGAAACGGAAGGCTCTTGCGCTTCGACGGGAGGGGAAGTCTGAGGAAGCTGAGGAAGAGCTAACAAAGGCCAAGGCCTTGGAGGCacaaatggtggagatggaagccCCACAGAAAGAGCCGCTGCATGGATCTTTGGGTGGTCGTGAGAAGTGTGGAAGAGTAGAAGATGATATCGTGTTACCTTCATCAATTGAGCATATAGGTTTGGACGCAGAAGATgatccaatggtggatgtttcggATGCTGACTTGAGAGATCCCCGGCTGGTCAAAGCTTTGAAGGATTTGGATTGGAAGGAAAATGATATAACTAAACTTCTTCCTGTGAGTTCTTCCGTTTTGGTACCTGAAACTTCTCTACCCAATCAAGACAAGCATCTGTCGATCGCAAAAGCGGGCTCTACAGCTGAACTGGGATTGGCGAAACAAGCAAACTTTCTACCTCAATCAGACGGATCGGTGAATTTATTCGATTATCTGACAGGAAATGAGTGGAATAATCCTCATTTATCTGTTGAAAAACTGTCAACTGATGGAATTTCAGAGACCAACATGTCTGCAAACCTCAAAGAAAAAGTGGGTATTGTGGAGGAGATTTCATCTAGTAGGGTTTTAAATCGTGTGgctgagaggagagagagagcgaTTCCTACTGTGGAGAAGACTCCGACCCACAATGCAGATCCTGGTGTAGGACCTAATTCTCAGACAGTTCAAAGCTCAGGCCGACAAGAAATACTGGCCCGTAAAAGAAAAGCGGTAGCTCTGAAGAGAGAAGGTAAGTTGGCAGAAGCTCGAGAGGAATTACGACAGGCGAAACTCTTGGAGAAGAGTCTAGAAGTAGAACACCACCAGCTCGACACAGGTCATATGGATGTAGTGGTTTCCACTTCTGACAGTATCTCCGCCGTGCAAGAGAGCCGAACAAATCAAGCTCCGAAGCCAATGTCGGGCCGGGACCGTTTCAAGCTGCAGCAAGAGTCCCTGGCACACAAACGTCAGGCATTGAAGCTGCGGAGAGAAGGCCGGATTGAGGAATCTGAGGCGGAATTCGAACTGGCCAAGGCACTCGAGACCCAGTTGGAAGAATTGGGCGGCCATGATTCTGCTGCTGGCAAATCTAAAAGCAAAGCGGAAGCGACAGATGGCGTGGTCATTGATGATCTTCTTGATCCTCAGCTTTTGTCAGCACTTAAAGAGATTGGATGGCAAGATGCTGATATTGTTGAGCGGCCCCAAGAAAAGACGGAAGCTAAACCTACTTTCGTTGAAAAAGAGAACACGGGCTGGGAGAAAGCTGAGCTAGAAGAAAGGATCAAGGCTGAGAAGATTCGGGCACTAAACTTGAAACGGGCAGGAAAGCAAGGTGAGGCTTTGGACGCTCTTAGACGGGCAAAGCAGCTTGAAAAGAAACTCAATTCATAAGCTTAGCAGCATGATCTAAAGAACATACATTTGTATGCACATTGTCTCACGCAAGAGAAGGGGCCTGTTTGGACATACCCAAAATGCCGACGGGAGAGAGATTGGTGCCACCACCCATAATGAGGTATGAGATGAATAATAAGCTCTAGATGAGAGAGATTGGTGCATCATGTTATCTGCCTTTTTGTGGATTTGACTGACGGACTTCTGCCCCCAAAATGTGGAGGGGGATTCGTATTTGCTGCAATTTGTAATCTGGGGTACATCCTAACAGACCGAAGCTTTTCAAATATCTGATAGAAGTTTGTAAAGATGTGTATGATTATCCATGTCGTGGATAATGCTTCTTTTCATTGCAAAGAAACAGCGGCCCATTTTCTGAGGTGTTGTCACCAGATTTTGGGGCGGTACATCCTAACAGACCGAAGCTTTTCAAATATCTGATAGAAGTTTGTAAAGATGTGTATGATTATCCATGTCGTGGATAATGCTTCTTTTCATTGCAAAGAAACAGCGGCCCATTTTCTGAGGTGTTGTCACCAGATTTTGGGGCAACAGATATAGTTGATCGTGAATGTATTTAGATCAAGGACTAGACCGTGGGTTTGGACATTGACTCTTCTTGTTTGGGATGGTTGTATTTATAGAATCCTTTTGTGGTTCTGAAACTGTCGTGTCTTTATGGGATATGCTGGAGTTCCAATTTGGGTAGGAAATTGCTTTCGTCTTCGAGTTTGCCTCGGCTGGCGTTATCTTTTGTTGAAATTAGGTCAAGCCCCCCCTTTTTTTGGTATTGAGGGTATAATCCCCTTCGGGTTATTGTATCATCTTGGTGGTGGTCGGTTGGGTTAGCTTTGAAGTcggagagagcttggatattgaTTTGCTTGCCTTATGGGTCATTCACCTATGTTGTAGACGTTCCTGGTGAGACGAATCTTTCCCCACTAAGCTTTGTTCTCGGATAGCTAAGCTTAGGGGCTCATCCCTTCGTCAGGAGAGTTGCTCATTCTGTCTCTGAGCCCTGTGCTTTGAACAACTCGGCTTAGAAACATGTCCTGGGTCCTTGACCACCTCAGTTCAGATTCTCTTGTAGTTTGTTGATCGTTCTTTTCTCGTGAGGGACCAGTTCGGTTTTCCTCATAACAATTGCCCCCCACTTCCGAGCTCGTCATGTATGAGTTCAGGTAGCTACTCTTGTAGCAGATCTGGCTGAGATCGGAGGGGGTGTTGCCTTGCGCCCCTTGACACTTGTCCACTCGAAGTGGTCGAGTTGGACGCGCCTTCCCTGAGAGCTGAGAGAATTCGAGTTGAGGAGGCGCAGGGTACTAGAGGTGGTTCTAAGCACCAAAGCTCGGCCCCTGAGGAGGCTGCTACGGAGGGCTTTCATCTTCCTTAATTTTGAGGCATTTAGTCGTGCCCCTAAGTTGGGGGCAGGACCAATTTTCTAAGGAGGAAGTAAACTCGTTGTTGAGATATCTTGAATGTCTATGAAAATTAAAACATGCTCAAaatcccactaactgaaaacatctgtgggatcaatgactctcaTGGATATTACATGCTCCTGAAACGGCATGATAGAGAGACTTTTAGtaagcggatctgcaatcatctgcttagtgccgataaACTCCatagacacttgatgattctgaactctttcctttacaacaaaatacttgatgtcgatgtgcctcgaccttgacgaatgcttgttgttactaaagAAGGAAATCGCAGCTAAGTTatctgtaatgccccgaaaattggCGCCTGATTACATAGACTTCAATCTCGAGTTATCGggagttaacttaataaaatatgCATGTGTCTTCATTcagattcataaaaaaaaaaaataaaaaaaatcagagtAACGCAAGTTAACTTAACCGATACAAAGCAAGGTAGAGATAGCGAAAAGTTCAGAAATATAGGACTAACGGTCAAAAAAACaatttaaatagtggtgatcgctCAAAATGAGGATTATATAAGTCACAAAATACATACGCAagatgattaaagtgtaaagtttttcattttcacccTATCCTCAAAAACGTAATGATGGTAGCACAAGCCGATCTATGCCTACCCGTCCAAGGGTTCGCTAGTACCTACATTAATAATATtacttggtgttttaaaacaccatcccaggtggggagtgagtagctaactcagtggttctattaattctaagttacatatgttatcgactcaatcagcgcggttaatgataaacaagacatcaagcatttcttaaatactcttgttaaatgtataAATgcgattatgaaatgatgcatgcacctcacaatccaacactccctcacaagcgacttcaacgcctaATTCATAAAtgctaacactccctcatcatgcgACTCCAACGCTAAATCGCCATAttctatctaatgcaatgcgattgatGCGTATGTTAGCTGAGTAATTAGTAAGTtttattcatccagcatattggcaaAACTAGGATACCAATGTCATATCACTAGTCCTTATCCAGATCATGTGGCTCGTTGCGGCACATAGCGGCTCATCACTAGTGTCCATTGATttaaatttaggtgtcacccattTATCTTATAAATTAATGATTCCAAAGGTATGACATgaaacctaaatgtatgaggatcaactcagtattagtcgtcacccaaacaccaagtatgatcactcagttccgaggtgcGGGCTTATCACATGAAACCAG containing:
- the LOC131241345 gene encoding uncharacterized protein LOC131241345, which codes for MLEKIGLPAKPSMRGSNWVVDASHCQGCSSQFTFLNRKHHCRRCGGLFCNSCTQQRMVLRGQGDSPVRICDPCKKLEEAARFELRYGNKNKAGKGGGSKVEPKHEDELLNEILGTDRKRPFSSARESTDVVSELQRAASSSSCSNLQEEAVTRDGEGDILGSTSIENEIGSRSPEELRQQALEEKKKYRLLKGEGKSEEALLAFKRGKELERQAGAVEIALRKSRRKALTSNSSASIHKTTDRPQESGQKSKIEEKDDLASELRVLGWSDADLQDADRKPAKISLEGELSNLLGEVSHNSNGERKTSGIDKTQVLVLKKNALMLKREGKLAEAKEELKRAKVLEKQIEEQELLAGSEDSDDELSALIRSMDDGDDKHDDFSLDYSHDPGIDLERLVSVADDIAIDGNFDVTDADMNDPEIAVALQSFGWTGDSGHSDDDVLQSVPRDTEALKQEVLSLKREALNLKRSGNVAKAMAQLKKAKLLEKEIEDLQSQSQSNSQNNTAPSNSMRKPSMSVEADMKDHDHVLPPKSKLAIQKELLGLKKKALALRREGRFDEAEEELKKGKALEHQLEEMDNAPKAANVGRKDRDSEPVRKHPGAAETLALGDEEEEEADVTEQDMHDPAMLSVLKNLGWEDDDVALGSVPRQALKKTDGNSRSTTEVLVQAPRSKAEIQRELLGLKRKALALRREGKSEEAEEELTKAKALEAQMVEMEAPQKEPLHGSLGGREKCGRVEDDIVLPSSIEHIGLDAEDDPMVDVSDADLRDPRLVKALKDLDWKENDITKLLPVSSSVLVPETSLPNQDKHLSIAKAGSTAELGLAKQANFLPQSDGSVNLFDYLTGNEWNNPHLSVEKLSTDGISETNMSANLKEKVGIVEEISSSRVLNRVAERRERAIPTVEKTPTHNADPGVGPNSQTVQSSGRQEILARKRKAVALKREGKLAEAREELRQAKLLEKSLEVEHHQLDTGHMDVVVSTSDSISAVQESRTNQAPKPMSGRDRFKLQQESLAHKRQALKLRREGRIEESEAEFELAKALETQLEELGGHDSAAGKSKSKAEATDGVVIDDLLDPQLLSALKEIGWQDADIVERPQEKTEAKPTFVEKENTGWEKAELEERIKAEKIRALNLKRAGKQGEALDALRRAKQLEKKLNS